One stretch of Rhinatrema bivittatum chromosome 8, aRhiBiv1.1, whole genome shotgun sequence DNA includes these proteins:
- the NPEPL1 gene encoding probable aminopeptidase NPEPL1, which produces MMANVMLEFRASAGDADPRCRPVLLLGQLPNLHRVAWSQIRGKLQPRVTEETWQAALSCMSPNPTDSCPLYLNYAIVGVLPSKVSRHNSPSAAQFITRLIRSCLPGGANRSIIMVCERSEVFASACAISRAFPLFTRRSSASRRTEKKTVTVEFVLVGQNNGPMEGTMLKCLESASEGVRLAARIVDTPCNEMNTDTFIEEIKAVGKDLDIVPTIIRGEELKEKGFGGIYGVGKAAEHPPALVILSHTPEEATQTIAWVGKGIVYDTGGLSIKGKTTMPGMKRDCGGAAAVLGAFRATVKQGFKDNLHALFCLAENSIGPNATRPDDIHVLYSGKTVEINNTDAEGRLVLADGVTYACKDLGADIIVDVATLTGAQGIATGKYHAAVLTNSEEWEVACVKAGRNCGDLVHPLVYCPELHFSEFTSAVADMKNSVADRDNAQSSCAGLFIASHIGFDWPGIWVHLDIASPVHAGERATGYGVALLLSLFGRSSEDPLLNLVSPLGEDMDFQGEDAESDSKRRRLV; this is translated from the exons ATGATGGCGAACGTGATGCTGGAGTTCCGGGCCAGCGCCGGCGATGCCGACCCCCGGTGCCGGCCGGTGCTGCTCCTTGGCCAGTTGCCTAACCTGCACCGAGTGGCCTGGAGCCAGATTAGGGGGAAGCTGCAGCCCAGAGTCACCGAGGAG ACCTGGCAGGCTGCCTTGAGCTGTATGAGTCCGAACCCAACAGACAGCTGCCCCCTGTACCTGAATTATGCCATCGTAGGGGTCCTGCCTTCCAAAGTCAGTCGACACAACAGCCCTTCAGCAGCTCAGTTTATTACCCGCCTGATCCGAAGCTGCCTTCCTGGAGGAGCCAACAGGTCTATCATT ATGGTCTGTGAGCGTTCGGAGGTGTTTGCCTCTGCTTGTGCTATTTCCAGGGCTTTTCCATTGTTCACCCGGCGTTCAAGTGCCTCCAGGCGCACAGAGAAGAAAACTGTGACGGTGGAGTTTGTTCTGGTTGGGCAGAACAATGGGCCAATGGAAGGGACAATGCTGAAG TGTTTGGAGAGTGCCAGTGAGGGCGTGAGACTAGCAGCTCGTATCGTGGACACTCCCTGCAATGAGATGAACACCGATACCTTCATTGAG GAAATTAAAGCAGTTGGGAAGGATCTGGACATAGTCCCAACCATTATTCGCGGTGAGGAATTGAAAGAAAAAGGATTTGGAG GCATTTATGGTGTTGGCAAAGCTGCTGAGCATCCGCCCGCTCTGGTAATTCTCAGCCACACACCGGAGGAGGCCACCCAGACCATCGCATGGGTGGGCAAAGGTATCGTGTATGACACGGGAGGCCTCAGCATTAAAGGAAAG ACTACAATGCCTGGTATGAAGCGAGACTGTGGTGGAGCCGCTGCTGTCCTGGGGGCCTTCAGAGCCACTGTGAAGCAA GGTTTTAAGGACAACCTTCATGCCTTGTTTTGCTTGGCTGAGAACTCCATTGGACCGAATGCAACCAGACCCGATGACATTCATGTGCTGTACTCTGGAAA AACGGTTGAAATCAACAATACTGACGCAGAAGGCAGGCTGGTGCTGGCAGACGGCGTTACCTATGCCTGCAAGGACCTAGGTGCTGATATCATTGTTGACGTGGCCACTCTGACTGGAGCTCAG GGGATAGCCACTGGGAAGTACCACGCCGCAGTCCTTACAAACAGTGAAGAATGGGAGGTGGCATGTGTGAAGGCCGGCAGGAACTGCGGGGACCTGGTGCACCCTCTCGTCTATTGCCCGGAGCTTCATTTTAGTGAATTCACCTCAGCAGTAGCCGATATGAAGAACTCGGTGGCA GACCGGGATAATGcgcagagttcctgtgctggcctCTTTATTGCTTCTCACATTGGTTTTGATTGGCCAGGCATTTGGGTCCATCTGGATATAGCGTCACCAGTGCATGCT GGTGAACGTGCCACCGGCTATGGCGTGGcgctgctgctctctctgtttGGACGTTCCTCGGAGGATCCGCTGCTGAACCTGGTGTCCCCGTTGGGGGAAGATATGGACTTCCAGGGAGAGGATGCGGAGAGCGATTCCAAAAGACGCCGCCTCGTCTGA